A part of Arachis hypogaea cultivar Tifrunner chromosome 12, arahy.Tifrunner.gnm2.J5K5, whole genome shotgun sequence genomic DNA contains:
- the LOC112727523 gene encoding uncharacterized protein isoform X1 translates to MAYQRVTLINYFHSSMIRYDPSLYLRCHLSFTIKSCSGSNHHRNLSVYTSPIISFLHSPVFTFRGGGIGVGHPTCKGCAVLSCARQLTGSIVQEWEKVYGASSLIKIWPALNQQKKTAQMDLETENRLAAMLMREAAELRRQSEQEGVLAYLHKSNARTRPNSCFLTATVRGVQQANRAVEVNEMWRVRQKELELDKQAKGTTKDKSSGYKSHTDRDSSGISRRYAAFDNSLNASSSCSSKREWDECGSKDKGSSDKYYKDISNSNLSRSMSRHGNFQEPEYNPEPEGIRDEEMEEFLHTRKKRGRGGIGPRMDETGPYLPPHPDGEASPTPDARERRLIYGPERLSSGKSNESSEEELHDKRLKKQRKSHSGNSDKEHSNSKKHRSKEKSKHKKKEKRRKHRH, encoded by the exons ATGGCTTATCAGAGAGTGACACTGATAAACTATTTTCACTCCTCCATGATCAGATATGATCCCAGTTTATACCTCA GGTGTCATCTCTCTTTCACAATCAAATCTTGTTCCGGATCAAATCATCATCGTAATCTTTCTGTTTATACTTCTCCGATAATCTCATTTCTGCATTCTCCGGTCTTTACTTTTCGTGGCGGTGGCATCGGCGTCGGCCACCCAACGTGCAAAGGCTGTGCTGTTCTCTCGTGTGCTAGGCAGCTAACTGGCTCTATCGTCCAAGAGTG GGAAAAAGTCTATGGGGCCAGCAGTTTAATTAAaatctggccagcacttaaccagcaAAAGAAAA CTGCACAGATGGATTTGGAGACTGAAAACAGATTAGCTGCTATGCTTATGAGGGAAGCAGCTGAATTGCGGCGACAGTCTGAACAGGAAGGTGTTCTGGCTTATCTTCATAAGTCTAATGCAAGGACTCGGCCAAATTCATGTTTCCTCACTGCTACTGTACGTGGGGTACAACAAG CAAATCGAGCTGTGGAAGTGAATGAGATGTGGCGAGTGCGACAGAAAGAATTGGAACTTGATAAACAGGCTAAAGGCACCACGAAAGATAAAAGCAGTGGTTACAAAAGCCACACGGATCGTGACTCATCAGGAATCTCTAGACGATATGCTGCTTTTGATAATAGCTTGAATGCCTCTTCTTCATGTTCAAGTAAAAGAGAATGGGATGAGTGTGGATCAAAAGATAAAGGAAGTTCTGACAAATACTACAAGGATATTAGTAATAGTAACCTATCAAGAAGCATGAGTAGACATGGCAATTTTCAAGAACCAGAGTATAATCCAGAACCAGAAGGTATAAGGGATGAAGAGATGGAAGAGTTTCTTCATACAAG GAAAAAGCGAGGCAGAGGTGGCATCGGTCCCAGAATGGATGAGACTGGGCCTTACCTTCCGCCCCATCCAGATGGGGAAGCTAGTCCTACACCGGATGCAAGGGAGCGCCGTCTTATTTATGGTCCTGAGAGGCTGTCATCAGGGAAGTCGAATGAATCTTCAGAAGAGGAGCTTCACGATAAAAGGCTGAAAAAGCAAAGAAAGTCTCACTCTGGCAACTCAGACAAGGAGCACTCTAACTCTAAGAAGCACAGGTCCAAAGAAAAATCAAAGcacaagaaaaaggagaaaagaagaaaacaccGTCACTAA
- the LOC112727523 gene encoding uncharacterized protein isoform X2, producing the protein MIPVYTSVYVSTRCHLSFTIKSCSGSNHHRNLSVYTSPIISFLHSPVFTFRGGGIGVGHPTCKGCAVLSCARQLTGSIVQEWEKVYGASSLIKIWPALNQQKKTAQMDLETENRLAAMLMREAAELRRQSEQEGVLAYLHKSNARTRPNSCFLTATVRGVQQANRAVEVNEMWRVRQKELELDKQAKGTTKDKSSGYKSHTDRDSSGISRRYAAFDNSLNASSSCSSKREWDECGSKDKGSSDKYYKDISNSNLSRSMSRHGNFQEPEYNPEPEGIRDEEMEEFLHTRKKRGRGGIGPRMDETGPYLPPHPDGEASPTPDARERRLIYGPERLSSGKSNESSEEELHDKRLKKQRKSHSGNSDKEHSNSKKHRSKEKSKHKKKEKRRKHRH; encoded by the exons ATGATCCCAGTTTATACCTCAGTATATGTCTCTACCC GGTGTCATCTCTCTTTCACAATCAAATCTTGTTCCGGATCAAATCATCATCGTAATCTTTCTGTTTATACTTCTCCGATAATCTCATTTCTGCATTCTCCGGTCTTTACTTTTCGTGGCGGTGGCATCGGCGTCGGCCACCCAACGTGCAAAGGCTGTGCTGTTCTCTCGTGTGCTAGGCAGCTAACTGGCTCTATCGTCCAAGAGTG GGAAAAAGTCTATGGGGCCAGCAGTTTAATTAAaatctggccagcacttaaccagcaAAAGAAAA CTGCACAGATGGATTTGGAGACTGAAAACAGATTAGCTGCTATGCTTATGAGGGAAGCAGCTGAATTGCGGCGACAGTCTGAACAGGAAGGTGTTCTGGCTTATCTTCATAAGTCTAATGCAAGGACTCGGCCAAATTCATGTTTCCTCACTGCTACTGTACGTGGGGTACAACAAG CAAATCGAGCTGTGGAAGTGAATGAGATGTGGCGAGTGCGACAGAAAGAATTGGAACTTGATAAACAGGCTAAAGGCACCACGAAAGATAAAAGCAGTGGTTACAAAAGCCACACGGATCGTGACTCATCAGGAATCTCTAGACGATATGCTGCTTTTGATAATAGCTTGAATGCCTCTTCTTCATGTTCAAGTAAAAGAGAATGGGATGAGTGTGGATCAAAAGATAAAGGAAGTTCTGACAAATACTACAAGGATATTAGTAATAGTAACCTATCAAGAAGCATGAGTAGACATGGCAATTTTCAAGAACCAGAGTATAATCCAGAACCAGAAGGTATAAGGGATGAAGAGATGGAAGAGTTTCTTCATACAAG GAAAAAGCGAGGCAGAGGTGGCATCGGTCCCAGAATGGATGAGACTGGGCCTTACCTTCCGCCCCATCCAGATGGGGAAGCTAGTCCTACACCGGATGCAAGGGAGCGCCGTCTTATTTATGGTCCTGAGAGGCTGTCATCAGGGAAGTCGAATGAATCTTCAGAAGAGGAGCTTCACGATAAAAGGCTGAAAAAGCAAAGAAAGTCTCACTCTGGCAACTCAGACAAGGAGCACTCTAACTCTAAGAAGCACAGGTCCAAAGAAAAATCAAAGcacaagaaaaaggagaaaagaagaaaacaccGTCACTAA